In Streptomyces sclerotialus, one genomic interval encodes:
- a CDS encoding DUF5955 family protein: MEQWQRQRPRPRQETGVEDDPRVEALRVAVARLRRELAAYPAELPDRGVAEDELAALDAMVTGGTPEVPRLRRSLLLIAGAVGSVSALSPTLTEVRKVIDLFGDLPRG; this comes from the coding sequence GTGGAGCAGTGGCAGAGGCAGAGGCCGAGGCCGAGGCAGGAGACCGGGGTCGAGGACGATCCGCGCGTCGAAGCGCTGCGCGTCGCCGTCGCCCGGCTCCGCCGTGAACTGGCCGCTTACCCGGCGGAGCTGCCCGACCGGGGCGTCGCCGAGGACGAGCTGGCCGCGCTGGACGCGATGGTGACCGGCGGCACGCCGGAAGTGCCACGGCTGCGCCGCTCACTGCTGCTGATCGCGGGGGCCGTGGGGTCGGTCAGTGCGCTGTCGCCGACGCTCACCGAGGTACGCAAGGTCATCGACCTCTTCGGCGATCTGCCACGGGGCTGA
- a CDS encoding IclR family transcriptional regulator yields MPPSSASTSDAAKPAAASGGVQSLERAFDLLERMADAGGEVGLSELSASSGLPLPTIHRLMRTLVACGYVRQQPNRRYALGPRLIRLGESASRLLGTWARPYLARLVEETGETANMALLDGDEIVYVAQVPSRHAVRMFTEVGRRVLPHTTGVGKALLAGHAPEEVRALLGRTGMPAATEKTITEPDAFLHALEEVRGQGFAVDDNEQEIGVRCIAVPVPDSPTAAAISISGPTGRVTEAATDKIVPVLQEVARELSVALANQNPA; encoded by the coding sequence GTGCCGCCGTCCAGCGCCAGCACTTCCGACGCAGCCAAGCCCGCAGCCGCGAGCGGGGGCGTCCAGTCCCTCGAGCGCGCCTTCGACCTGCTGGAACGGATGGCAGATGCCGGCGGCGAGGTCGGCCTCAGCGAGCTGTCGGCCAGCAGCGGGCTGCCGCTGCCCACCATCCACCGCCTGATGCGCACGCTGGTGGCCTGCGGATACGTCCGCCAGCAGCCCAACCGCCGGTACGCGCTCGGCCCCCGCCTGATCCGCCTCGGCGAGAGCGCCTCGCGGCTGCTGGGCACCTGGGCCCGCCCGTACCTGGCCCGCCTGGTCGAGGAGACCGGCGAGACGGCGAACATGGCGCTGCTGGACGGCGACGAGATCGTGTACGTCGCCCAGGTCCCGTCCCGGCACGCGGTACGCATGTTCACCGAGGTCGGCCGCCGGGTGCTGCCGCACACCACGGGCGTGGGCAAGGCGCTGCTGGCGGGCCACGCGCCGGAGGAGGTCCGCGCGCTGCTCGGGCGGACGGGCATGCCGGCCGCGACCGAGAAGACCATCACCGAGCCGGACGCCTTCCTGCACGCCCTCGAAGAGGTGCGCGGGCAGGGCTTCGCCGTGGACGACAACGAGCAGGAGATCGGCGTGCGCTGCATCGCCGTGCCGGTCCCGGACTCGCCCACCGCCGCGGCCATCTCGATCTCCGGCCCGACCGGCCGGGTCACCGAGGCCGCCACGGACAAGATCGTGCCGGTCCTCCAGGAGGTCGCCCGCGAGCTGTCGGTGGCACTGGCGAACCAGAACCCGGCATAG
- a CDS encoding aspartate/glutamate racemase family protein → MRILVMNPNTTASMTASIRTTATAVASPGTEIIATEPLWGPESIEGHFEGYLSAAAVLDRLTTLDTPFDALVMAGFGEPGREGAQELLDVPVLDITESAAQMAMMLGHSYGVVTTLDRAVPQIRDRLLTAGLLQRCAGVRGTGLGVLELEEDPERTARIIVETAREAVRDGAEVICLGCGGMAGLQERVSGELGVPVVDGVAAAVKFAEAVAGLGLATSAVRSFAAPRPKRIGSWPLSTHLSLSVVPSARNADFSAETSGI, encoded by the coding sequence ATGCGCATTCTTGTCATGAACCCGAATACCACGGCTTCCATGACCGCATCGATCCGCACCACCGCCACCGCCGTCGCGTCCCCCGGCACCGAGATCATCGCCACCGAGCCGCTCTGGGGCCCGGAGTCGATCGAGGGCCACTTCGAGGGCTACCTCAGCGCGGCGGCCGTACTGGACCGCCTCACCACCCTGGACACCCCCTTCGACGCCCTGGTCATGGCCGGGTTCGGGGAGCCGGGCCGGGAAGGCGCCCAGGAACTGCTGGACGTGCCCGTCCTGGACATCACCGAGAGCGCCGCCCAGATGGCCATGATGCTCGGCCACTCCTACGGCGTCGTCACCACCCTGGACCGCGCCGTGCCGCAGATCCGCGACCGGCTGCTGACCGCGGGCCTGCTGCAGCGCTGCGCCGGCGTCCGCGGCACCGGCCTGGGCGTACTGGAGCTGGAGGAGGACCCGGAGCGGACCGCCCGGATCATCGTCGAGACGGCCCGCGAGGCCGTACGGGACGGTGCCGAGGTGATCTGCCTGGGCTGCGGCGGGATGGCCGGGCTCCAGGAGCGGGTCTCGGGCGAGCTGGGCGTACCGGTCGTCGACGGCGTCGCGGCCGCCGTGAAGTTCGCCGAGGCGGTGGCCGGGCTGGGGCTCGCCACCAGCGCCGTACGGAGTTTCGCCGCACCGCGTCCGAAGCGCATCGGCTCCTGGCCGCTCAGTACGCATCTGTCCCTTTCGGTCGTTCCGTCCGCGCGTAACGCAGATTTTTCCGCGGAGACATCAGGCATCTGA
- a CDS encoding NCS1 family nucleobase:cation symporter-1 yields MASPPPQPDPRLFNEDLAPAPERKWGTYSVFALWMSDTHAISNYAFASSLFVLGLPAWEVFLALLAGITIVYWLMNRMGHAGHRTGVPYPVLARASWGVYGANIPALLRAVMAVAWYGIQTWLASTAVVLLAIQVAPGLAAYHHNSFLGLSTLGWASFMLMWGLQAVLLTRGMEFIRKVQDYATGPVVWLVVLALAVYLLVEAGGDISLTRSLTGLSGAEQARESLIAVSLTVATFLTLVLNYADFARFTPDHRSYRRGNLIGLPVNFTAFAVVAVLVTAGTISVFGEAIYDPVKVIEKIDNPVVTVIGALSFIVATIGINVVANFVSPAYDFANLAPKYLNFKRGGLITAVLAVVVLPWKLYSSALVIQYFLGGLGAFLGPLVAILLVDYYLIRRGRIDVDALFAADAAGAYHYRKGYNPKAVLAFVPSAAVSAVLALVPAFGAVAPFSWVFGMGVAGALYYAVSRNGRVVGGAIPDSIIPSQVREVSATPAPAADEVRVAAAEGS; encoded by the coding sequence GTGGCATCACCACCCCCGCAGCCGGACCCCCGCCTCTTCAACGAGGACCTGGCCCCGGCCCCGGAGCGCAAGTGGGGCACGTACAGCGTCTTCGCGCTGTGGATGTCCGACACCCACGCGATCAGCAACTACGCCTTCGCGTCCAGTCTCTTCGTGCTCGGCCTGCCGGCCTGGGAGGTCTTCCTCGCGCTGCTGGCCGGCATCACGATCGTGTACTGGCTGATGAACCGCATGGGGCACGCGGGCCACCGCACCGGCGTCCCGTACCCCGTGCTCGCACGGGCGAGCTGGGGCGTGTACGGCGCGAACATCCCCGCGCTCCTCCGGGCCGTGATGGCCGTCGCCTGGTACGGCATCCAGACCTGGCTCGCCTCCACGGCGGTGGTGCTGCTCGCGATCCAGGTGGCGCCGGGCCTCGCCGCGTACCACCACAACTCGTTCCTGGGCCTGTCCACGCTGGGCTGGGCCTCGTTCATGCTCATGTGGGGGCTCCAGGCGGTCCTGCTGACCCGCGGCATGGAGTTCATCCGCAAGGTCCAGGACTACGCGACCGGGCCGGTGGTCTGGCTCGTCGTCCTCGCGCTCGCCGTCTACCTGCTGGTCGAGGCCGGCGGCGACATCTCGCTCACCCGCAGCCTGACCGGCCTGAGCGGCGCGGAGCAGGCGCGCGAGAGCCTGATCGCGGTCAGCCTCACGGTCGCCACCTTCCTCACGCTCGTCCTGAACTACGCCGACTTCGCGCGGTTCACGCCCGACCACCGTTCCTACCGGCGCGGCAACCTCATCGGCCTGCCGGTGAACTTCACCGCCTTCGCGGTGGTCGCCGTCCTCGTCACGGCGGGCACGATCTCGGTGTTCGGCGAGGCGATCTATGACCCGGTGAAGGTGATCGAGAAGATCGACAACCCGGTCGTGACGGTGATCGGCGCCCTCTCCTTCATCGTGGCCACGATCGGCATCAACGTCGTCGCCAACTTCGTCTCGCCCGCGTACGACTTCGCCAACCTCGCGCCCAAGTACCTGAACTTCAAGCGCGGCGGGCTGATCACGGCGGTCCTCGCGGTCGTGGTGCTGCCGTGGAAGCTGTACTCCTCGGCGCTGGTGATCCAGTACTTCCTGGGCGGCCTCGGCGCGTTCCTCGGGCCGCTGGTGGCGATCCTGCTGGTGGACTACTACCTCATCCGCCGCGGCCGGATCGACGTGGACGCGCTGTTCGCGGCCGACGCGGCGGGCGCGTACCACTACCGCAAGGGCTACAACCCCAAGGCGGTCCTCGCCTTCGTGCCGTCCGCCGCGGTCTCCGCCGTGCTCGCGCTGGTGCCCGCCTTCGGTGCCGTCGCGCCGTTCTCCTGGGTGTTCGGCATGGGCGTGGCCGGAGCGCTGTACTACGCGGTGTCCCGGAACGGCCGGGTGGTCGGCGGCGCGATCCCGGACTCGATCATCCCCTCGCAGGTCAGGGAGGTATCGGCCACTCCGGCGCCCGCGGCGGACGAGGTGCGGGTGGCGGCCGCCGAGGGCTCCTGA
- the allB gene encoding allantoinase AllB, which yields MSDAELMLRSTRVITPEGTRAASVTVRDGRIAEVLPHDAEPPAGARVEDFGDDVLLPGLVDTHVHVNDPGRTEWEGFWTATRAAAAGGITTLVDMPLNSLPPTTTAENLDIKREVARSKAHIDVGFWGGAVPGNVKDLRPLYDAGVFGFKCFLSPSGVDEFPQLDQEQLAAAMGEIAGFDGLLIVHAEDPGHLESAPPVSGPKYADFLASRPRVSEDEAIAGLIALAKRLDARVHVLHLSSSDALPLIAAAKAEGVKLTVETCPHFLTLTAEEIPDGATEFKCCPPIRESANQDALWQGLADGTIDCIVSDHSPSTTDLKTPDFGDAWGGISSLQLGLPAIWTAARARGHSLEDVVRWMAAAPAALVGLDRKGAIAPGRDADFAVLDPEATFTVDPAHLQHRNKITAYAGRTLHGVVRSTWLRGRKINDAGALTEPTGELLVRP from the coding sequence GTGTCCGACGCAGAGCTGATGCTCCGCTCCACGCGAGTCATCACACCGGAGGGGACGCGCGCGGCGTCCGTCACGGTCAGGGACGGCAGGATCGCCGAGGTGCTGCCGCACGACGCCGAGCCCCCCGCCGGGGCGCGGGTCGAGGACTTCGGCGACGACGTCCTCCTCCCCGGGCTCGTCGACACCCACGTCCACGTCAACGACCCGGGCCGTACGGAGTGGGAGGGCTTCTGGACCGCCACCCGCGCGGCCGCGGCCGGCGGCATCACCACCCTCGTGGACATGCCGCTCAACAGCCTCCCGCCGACCACCACGGCCGAGAACCTCGACATCAAGCGCGAGGTCGCCCGGTCCAAGGCGCACATCGACGTCGGCTTCTGGGGCGGCGCCGTACCGGGCAACGTCAAGGACCTGCGTCCGCTGTACGACGCCGGCGTCTTCGGCTTCAAGTGCTTCCTCTCGCCCTCCGGCGTGGACGAGTTCCCGCAGCTGGACCAGGAGCAGCTGGCCGCCGCCATGGGGGAGATCGCCGGCTTCGACGGCCTGCTGATCGTGCACGCGGAGGACCCGGGCCACCTGGAGAGCGCGCCGCCGGTCAGCGGTCCCAAGTACGCCGACTTCCTCGCCTCCCGCCCGCGGGTCTCCGAGGACGAGGCGATCGCCGGCCTGATCGCGCTGGCCAAGCGCCTGGACGCCCGGGTGCACGTCCTGCACCTCTCCTCCTCCGACGCGCTGCCGCTCATCGCGGCGGCCAAGGCGGAGGGCGTCAAGCTCACGGTCGAGACCTGCCCGCACTTCCTCACCCTGACCGCCGAGGAAATCCCGGACGGCGCGACGGAGTTCAAGTGCTGCCCGCCGATCCGTGAGTCCGCGAACCAGGACGCGCTGTGGCAGGGCCTGGCCGACGGCACGATCGACTGCATCGTCTCCGACCACTCGCCCTCCACCACCGACCTGAAGACCCCGGACTTCGGCGACGCCTGGGGCGGCATCTCCTCCCTCCAGCTCGGCCTGCCCGCGATCTGGACGGCGGCGCGGGCCCGCGGCCACTCGCTGGAGGACGTGGTCCGCTGGATGGCGGCGGCCCCCGCGGCCCTGGTCGGCCTGGACCGCAAGGGCGCCATCGCCCCGGGCCGCGACGCCGACTTCGCGGTCCTGGACCCGGAGGCGACCTTCACGGTCGACCCGGCGCACCTCCAGCACCGCAACAAGATCACCGCCTATGCGGGCAGGACCCTGCACGGCGTGGTCCGCTCCACCTGGCTCCGCGGCCGGAAGATCAACGACGCCGGCGCCCTGACGGAGCCCACGGGCGAGCTGCTCGTACGCCCGTAG
- a CDS encoding transcriptional regulator has translation MLAELTSAATVQAAALPSLSALPGRAPDGTAARAVRETPTAPVGRRCRPAGPCCRHTGGDHAGRRPARRPRRPPMARSASDVLDTAVRELTPAPGANPLVPAIAAGEAPREVFATLALEQHHVITSDRRSFRHLAGRAAAEPPVAAFFTHLADGERIVLEHVRTLATACGLKEQETAGYEPRPGCQAYPAYAAWLALGAEPADAVLAFAANFRAWGDYCRAVGQAMRHRYGFTDEACAFFDFFATPAPDLTDRALTALRHGLDSGALDIPLAHRYGRLLQAYEEMFWRTAAEA, from the coding sequence ATGCTCGCCGAACTGACGTCCGCCGCCACCGTCCAGGCCGCCGCTCTGCCGTCCCTGTCCGCCCTCCCCGGCCGGGCACCTGACGGCACCGCCGCCCGTGCGGTCCGGGAGACACCGACGGCACCCGTCGGCCGGCGTTGCCGCCCCGCCGGCCCGTGCTGCCGCCACACTGGAGGGGACCACGCGGGGCGCCGCCCCGCCCGCCGTCCGAGGAGGCCGCCCATGGCCCGTTCCGCGTCCGACGTCCTCGACACCGCCGTACGGGAACTGACCCCCGCACCCGGCGCCAACCCCCTCGTCCCCGCCATCGCCGCGGGCGAGGCCCCGCGCGAGGTGTTCGCCACGCTCGCCCTGGAGCAGCACCACGTCATCACCTCGGACCGCCGCAGCTTCCGCCACCTCGCGGGGCGGGCCGCCGCCGAGCCGCCGGTCGCCGCCTTCTTCACCCACCTCGCCGACGGCGAGCGCATCGTGCTGGAGCACGTCCGCACCCTCGCCACCGCCTGCGGCCTGAAGGAGCAGGAGACCGCCGGGTACGAACCGCGGCCCGGCTGCCAGGCCTACCCCGCCTACGCGGCCTGGCTCGCCCTCGGCGCCGAACCGGCCGACGCCGTACTGGCCTTCGCCGCCAACTTCCGGGCCTGGGGCGACTACTGCCGCGCCGTCGGACAGGCGATGCGGCACCGCTACGGCTTCACCGACGAGGCCTGCGCCTTCTTCGACTTCTTCGCGACCCCCGCACCGGACCTGACCGACCGCGCCCTGACCGCGCTCCGGCACGGCCTGGACTCCGGGGCCCTGGACATCCCCCTGGCCCACCGCTACGGCCGTCTCCTCCAGGCGTACGAGGAGATGTTCTGGCGGACGGCGGCGGAAGCGTGA
- a CDS encoding GHMP family kinase ATP-binding protein: MEELRCQARIGRENRSGAAPLTVRPAGRVKALRVHTSLSTDLRQRGHGGVLEIESDIPVAKGHASSTTDILAGALLCLSEACPDIPEEAAHALALSAARRLEYGDYLVHPGIAACAQRSQQLITAYHTDLRWTIVGVDEGGYVHTEDFHRQLPEDPGTADVHEQLFGELDTALRAGDGPAAARIATRSAELHNDRLPKESLSDLTALQRDFGALGIRVAHSGTLAGLVFSRHQSDHDARVAGCRGALDAHGYTGSTFTLEEASRP, from the coding sequence GTGGAAGAACTCCGCTGCCAGGCCCGCATCGGACGGGAGAACCGGTCCGGGGCGGCCCCGCTCACCGTCAGACCCGCCGGCCGGGTCAAGGCACTGCGCGTCCACACCTCGCTCAGCACCGATCTGCGGCAGCGCGGCCACGGCGGCGTACTGGAGATCGAGTCCGACATTCCGGTGGCGAAAGGGCACGCCAGTTCCACCACCGACATACTCGCCGGCGCGCTGCTGTGCCTCTCCGAGGCGTGCCCCGACATCCCGGAAGAGGCCGCCCACGCCCTCGCCCTGTCCGCAGCGCGCCGACTGGAGTACGGCGACTACCTGGTGCACCCCGGCATCGCGGCGTGCGCCCAGCGCTCCCAGCAGCTGATCACCGCGTACCACACCGACCTGCGGTGGACGATCGTCGGCGTGGACGAGGGCGGTTACGTGCACACCGAGGACTTCCACCGCCAACTCCCCGAGGACCCGGGCACGGCGGACGTCCACGAGCAGCTCTTCGGCGAACTGGACACGGCCCTGCGCGCCGGCGACGGACCGGCCGCCGCGCGGATCGCCACACGCAGCGCGGAGCTGCACAACGACCGGCTGCCGAAGGAGTCGCTCAGCGATCTGACCGCGCTCCAGCGGGACTTCGGGGCGCTCGGTATCCGCGTCGCCCACAGCGGCACGCTGGCCGGCCTCGTCTTCTCCCGGCACCAGTCCGACCACGACGCACGGGTCGCGGGGTGCCGCGGCGCGCTGGACGCCCACGGCTACACCGGGTCCACGTTCACCCTCGAGGAGGCGAGCCGTCCATGA
- a CDS encoding DMT family transporter produces the protein MSGATTTPGHDRQAPETPDTGHGTGGTPPESRKAGRARYQIMVLVAVCCLALGGVFVRVSEVGPVATGAYRSLFATPMLLAVSVAMTRRSPAEKRAGGVRRRTRMSGRDLALVALGGLFLAADLCLWNISFLSTSLAEANLLANLMPFVIAPLAFFLWGDRLPWKLAFPAVLALGGLYVLVILGTGLDPTHLRGDLLALATAVFYALFLVVAKGLRDRHEATRIMATLSLVCAVACFAVAGLLGEKIWPTGAQGWLLLIGLAITSQVFGQTLMAHAVKFLPLQLTALFVLLQPVAAAGYGFFLFDQRLSLVQLGGIALLLVSIYWAKNLLEGSK, from the coding sequence ATGAGCGGCGCGACCACGACCCCCGGCCACGACCGGCAGGCGCCGGAGACCCCGGACACCGGGCACGGTACGGGCGGGACCCCACCGGAATCCCGGAAGGCCGGCCGGGCCCGCTACCAGATCATGGTGCTGGTCGCCGTGTGCTGCCTGGCCCTGGGCGGCGTCTTCGTCCGGGTCAGCGAGGTCGGCCCCGTGGCCACCGGCGCCTACCGCTCCCTGTTCGCCACGCCCATGCTCCTCGCGGTCTCCGTCGCCATGACGCGCCGCTCGCCGGCGGAGAAGAGGGCCGGGGGCGTACGGCGGCGCACGCGCATGAGCGGGCGGGACCTCGCGCTCGTCGCGCTGGGCGGGCTGTTCCTCGCGGCCGACCTGTGCCTGTGGAACATCTCCTTCCTCTCCACCTCGCTGGCGGAGGCCAACCTCCTCGCCAACCTGATGCCGTTCGTCATCGCGCCGCTCGCCTTCTTCCTCTGGGGCGACCGGCTGCCCTGGAAGCTCGCCTTCCCCGCGGTCCTCGCCCTCGGCGGCCTGTACGTCCTGGTCATCCTCGGCACCGGCCTCGACCCCACGCACCTGCGCGGCGACCTCCTGGCCCTGGCCACGGCGGTGTTCTACGCCCTGTTCCTGGTCGTGGCCAAGGGGCTGCGCGACCGCCACGAGGCCACCCGCATCATGGCCACCCTCAGCCTGGTCTGCGCCGTGGCGTGCTTCGCCGTCGCCGGCCTGCTCGGGGAGAAGATCTGGCCCACCGGCGCACAGGGCTGGCTGCTGCTCATCGGCCTGGCGATCACCTCGCAGGTGTTCGGCCAGACCCTCATGGCACACGCGGTGAAGTTCCTGCCGCTCCAACTGACCGCGCTCTTCGTGCTCCTGCAGCCCGTCGCCGCCGCCGGCTACGGATTCTTCCTCTTCGACCAGCGGCTGAGCCTGGTCCAGCTGGGCGGGATCGCGCTCCTGCTGGTCTCCATCTACTGGGCCAAGAACCTTCTGGAGGGCTCGAAGTGA
- a CDS encoding MFS transporter yields the protein MVHGPGTTEARSAGARIWLLALGMFAIGTDLFIVSGLLPAVGHDLRLSTAAAGQTVTAFAITYAIAAPVLAGVTSKVDRRVLLFAVLLVFAVGNALSALAPSFAVLLTSRIVAGAGAALFAATASAVAARIAVPERRGRALAIVYAGMTSAIALGVPLGNAIGNLSSWRWAFTFVVLLALITAVGLWFTLPPLPGSAGTGIRDRLTAIRIGRVPTAMLTTILWVVGTFVVYTYLGSILVTVTHASASDRTWLLLAFGIGSFAGVMAGGRLADRTSPTAGLTVTIALLAVVLAGLGIAVHSLPGAAVALAIWGLVHWASFPLIQHRLLAIGGRNADMLLALNNSAVYIGQTVAAVVGGLLVGAGLLSRLPLAGAAFEVLALLALALSAGAHRSATHPETDVAHAERQTATS from the coding sequence ATGGTTCACGGACCAGGGACAACGGAGGCCCGCTCGGCAGGGGCCCGGATATGGCTGCTGGCGCTGGGGATGTTCGCGATCGGCACCGACCTGTTCATCGTCTCCGGGCTGCTCCCCGCAGTCGGGCACGACCTACGCCTGTCAACCGCCGCCGCCGGCCAGACAGTGACCGCCTTCGCGATCACCTACGCCATCGCGGCGCCGGTCCTCGCCGGCGTCACGTCGAAGGTGGACCGGCGGGTTCTGCTCTTCGCCGTCCTGCTCGTCTTCGCCGTCGGCAACGCCCTCTCGGCGCTCGCGCCGTCCTTCGCCGTTCTACTGACCAGCCGGATCGTCGCGGGAGCGGGCGCGGCGCTGTTCGCGGCGACCGCATCGGCGGTAGCTGCGCGGATCGCCGTGCCGGAGCGACGCGGCCGGGCGCTGGCGATCGTGTACGCGGGCATGACCAGCGCCATCGCTCTCGGCGTCCCCCTGGGGAACGCGATCGGAAACCTGTCGTCCTGGCGGTGGGCCTTCACCTTCGTCGTCCTCCTGGCCCTCATCACCGCGGTCGGGCTGTGGTTCACCCTTCCGCCCCTGCCCGGCTCCGCGGGGACCGGCATCCGCGACCGGCTCACGGCCATCCGCATCGGGCGGGTCCCCACAGCCATGCTGACGACCATCCTGTGGGTGGTCGGAACATTCGTGGTCTACACCTACCTCGGCAGCATCCTGGTCACCGTCACTCATGCCAGCGCTTCCGACCGCACCTGGCTGTTGCTCGCCTTCGGTATCGGCAGCTTCGCCGGAGTCATGGCCGGGGGCCGCCTCGCGGATCGCACCAGCCCCACCGCCGGCCTGACAGTGACGATCGCGTTGCTCGCGGTCGTCCTGGCAGGGCTCGGCATCGCCGTGCACTCCCTCCCCGGAGCCGCTGTGGCACTCGCCATCTGGGGGCTGGTCCACTGGGCGAGCTTCCCGCTCATCCAGCACCGGCTCCTGGCCATCGGCGGCCGCAACGCCGACATGCTCCTGGCCCTCAACAACAGCGCCGTCTATATCGGTCAGACCGTGGCCGCCGTCGTCGGCGGTCTTCTGGTGGGAGCAGGGCTGCTCTCCCGGCTCCCGCTGGCCGGAGCCGCCTTCGAAGTCCTGGCCCTGCTCGCTCTCGCGCTCAGCGCGGGTGCACACCGCTCAGCCACTCACCCGGAAACGGACGTGGCGCATGCCGAACGCCAGACCGCCACGAGCTGA
- a CDS encoding CGNR zinc finger domain-containing protein, whose translation MNGSQLEGTRPWAWFGGRPGVDFVNTVRERATTWRELLESPADLAEWFVAAEISAHPLAVDHGLLRQAKELREAIDQGIRAVLAEERVPAESAQVINAWLARAADRPPYLDVRERIPVLRTATAPSDARDALCHIALDAAELMGTSARDTVRVCASAPCSALFVDRSAARRRRWCSMATCGNRAKAAQFRRSSTKPH comes from the coding sequence ATGAACGGGAGTCAGCTTGAAGGCACTCGACCCTGGGCGTGGTTCGGCGGGCGCCCCGGCGTCGACTTCGTCAACACGGTCCGAGAGCGCGCCACCACTTGGCGGGAGCTCCTGGAAAGCCCTGCAGACCTCGCGGAGTGGTTCGTTGCCGCGGAAATCAGCGCGCACCCCCTGGCCGTGGACCACGGGCTGCTCCGGCAGGCCAAGGAACTGCGCGAGGCAATCGATCAGGGAATCAGAGCGGTCCTGGCCGAGGAGCGCGTCCCGGCGGAGTCGGCGCAGGTCATCAACGCGTGGTTGGCACGCGCGGCCGACCGCCCGCCGTATCTCGATGTACGTGAGCGCATTCCGGTTCTGCGGACCGCAACCGCACCGTCCGATGCGCGGGACGCCCTGTGCCACATCGCGCTCGACGCCGCGGAACTCATGGGCACGAGCGCACGCGACACCGTACGAGTCTGTGCGTCGGCACCGTGCAGCGCCCTGTTCGTCGACCGGTCAGCGGCACGCCGTCGACGCTGGTGCTCGATGGCCACGTGCGGGAACCGCGCCAAAGCCGCCCAGTTCCGCCGCTCAAGCACGAAGCCGCACTGA